The sequence below is a genomic window from Desulfobulbus oligotrophicus.
CCATGCACTCCATCTCCAGTGGCACCACAGACTATCAGCAACTCATCATGCTCAAGGCACCAATTAAATTCAGCCTTATCATCATATTGCTGATCATTACCCTGTTGATTCTGTTCGGAGCGATCTGGTTTGGTTTCTTTATTGCCCGCTCTTTAACCGGACCGATTAAAAAGTTAGCAGAGGCAACCAAACGAGTCGCAGACGGAGACATGGATTTTATTGTGGAAAAGGAGGCGGATGATGAGATGGGCATGCTCATCGATTCGTTCAATTCCATGACGTCGGAAATACTGGCCTCCAACCGGCAGTTGGCCCGGGCGCACCTGGCCCTCCAGGACAGCAACGAAACATCCGAACAACGTCGACGTTATCTCGAAACTATTCTGGAGAATGTGGCGGCCGGTGTCATTGCACTGGATGAGAACAACCGTATCACCACCATCAATCGCTTTGCAGAGGAACTGCTTGCCGTTGATCCAACAGATTTCCTGGGCAAGGACTTCCATACAGCGCTGCCAAAGCAGCATGTGCTGATTGTGGAAAATTTTCTCACAGAGTTACAAACCACCGGCAAGGCAACCATTGAACGACACCTGCGTGTCACCATCCGCAAGGGGGAGACCCTCTCCCTGCAGGTAAATATCACACGAATGGTCGATGACCGTCAAAATCCCATCGGGTTTGTCATCGTTTTCGACAACCTGACCAATCTGGAAAAAGCCCAGCGACTTGCGGCATGGCAGGAAGTGGCGCGCCGCATTGCTCATGAAATCAAAAACCCCCTGACGCCTATTCAGCTTTCAGCCCAGCGGCTCCGTAAGCGGTACCTGGAAACCATCAGTGACAATCGGGATATCTTTGATAAATGCACGGCTACCATCGTCAACCAAGTCGATGAAATTAAAAAAATGGTCAGTGAATTCTCCGACTTTGCCCGCATGCCGAAGCTGCGCAAAGAACGTAACAACCTCACGTCCATGATCCATGAAGTGGTGGTGATGTACCAGGAAGCGCATAAGCAGCTGCATATCACCAGCAACATTGCACCAGATGTACCTGCATTTCTTTTTGATGCTGTACAGATCAAACGGGTACTGATCAATCTCCTCGACAATGCGGTTGCCATGCTTGGAGATACCGGATCCATTACCGTTACCCTGAGCTACGATGATCCTGAACAGAAAGCCCGCCTGGAAGTCATCGACGATGGCCCGGGAATCTCCAGTGACATTAAATTACGGATTTTCGAACCCTATTATTCCACTCGTAAGTCCGGCACCGGTCTCGGACTGACCATTGCCCACACCATTGTCAGCGAGCACGGCGGAACCATCCGCGTCCATGACAACATGCCCACCGGTTCTGTCTTTACGGTTGAGCTACCGGTGGAGAACTGATACTATGGACCCGCATACGTGCACTTTACTCTCAGATGTCTGCCCTTCATGTTTTTTCCAGTCCCCTAGTTTATGCCGGAAACCATACTGATCATAGATGATGAAGAGGCCATTCGCGACAGCCTGGCCGGTATCCTTGCCGATGAAGGTTTCCTTCCACTGACTGCCGGCTCAGCTGAAGAAGGTCTGCGAGTACTGGATGATCAGGAAACTGATCTCGTCCTTCTTGATATCTGGCTGCCGGGAATGGATGGCCTGGAGGCGTTGAAACTGATCAAACAGCGTTTCTCTCTGCCTGTGATCATGATCTCCGGACACGGCACCATTGAGACAGCTGTGCAGGCCACCCAGAGCGGTGCTTTTTATTTCATTGAAAAACCGCTTTCCTACGACAAGACCATTCTTGCAATCAAACAGGGACTGCAGGTTGCACGGCTGGAACGGGAAAACCAGCTTCTCCGGGAAAGTGAAGCTCCACCATCAACCATCACCGGCAACAGTCCGGTTATCATGCGACTACGGCAACAGATTGAACGGGTCGCCCCCACTGATGCCTCGGTACTCATTCTTGGGAAGCACGGGACCGGTAAAGAACTGGTGGCACAGACCATCCATCGTCTCTCCGCAAGAAACAGACAGCCGATGATAGCTGTCAACTGTGCCGCCATTCCAGAAGAACTCATTGAATCCGAACTGTTCGGTCATGTGAAAGGGGCGTTCACCGGTGCCACGGAAACCAAAAAAGGCAAGTTTGACCAGGCCAATGATTCCACCCTCTTTCTCGATGAAATCGGTGATATGAGCCTGAAAAGCCAGGCCAAGGTGTTGCGCATTCTCCAGGAACAGCAATTTGAGCGCGTGGGCGGATCGCGAACTATCGGCATAGATGTTCGTATTCTGGCGGCCACCAACAAAAATCTTGAAAAAGAGATTGAACACGGTCATTTCCGGGCAGACCTTTTTTATCGCCTGAATGTTGTCCCCATTGAAGTACCCGATCTGGCGGATCGGTGTGAAGACATCCCGCTGCTGGTGGCGGATTTTATCAGTCAGTTTCGGCACAAGGGACTTGGTGACAAACAGTTCACTCCGGAAGCTTTTCAGCTGCTTCAACATCACTCCTGGCCCGGCAATGTTCGTGAACTGCGCAATCTCGTCGAACGGTTGCTGATCATGGTACCTGGAGAGATGATCCTGGCGGAAGATGTCGCTCTTAACCTTGGTAGCACATCAGGATTGCAACCACCGGTACCACACACAGGCTCAGCGTACCAGCATCTGGCCTATAAAGAGGCACGCCGCCAATTTGAAACAGACTATCTCCGGGCCAAACTTGAAGAAAATGACGGCAACGTCTCCAAAACAGCTGAAGATATCGGTATGGAGCGTAGTCACCTGCACAAAAAACTGAAGGCTCTGGATATCACAATTAAATAGATCAGCTCCTCTTTAAAAAGAAACTGATCTTTTCTTTATTGAGGATCAATCCTCTCCAGATTTCACAACAACATATTTCTCTACTGAGGTGCCCCATGGTTTTTCCGGAATATCGTCCCCGTCGAATGCGACAGCACGAAACCTTTCGTGCCATGATTCGCGAAACACGGCTAAGCACAGAACAGATGATTTACCCGCTCTTCGTTCTTCCCGGCAAAGGTATCCGAGAGGAAGTCAGCTCCATGCCGGGTGTCTTCCGTTACTCGGTGGATCAACTTGTCAAGGAGGCCAAAGACTGTCTGGCAATGGGTATCCGTTCCGTGATCCTCTTTGGACTGCCTGAAAAAAAAGATGGTCTTGGCTCCGGTGCGTACGCTAAGCATGGTATTGTACAACGAGCTGTCCAGGAATTGAAAAACAAGGTACCGGACATGACAATAGTGACCGATGTCTGCCTTTGTGAGTACACAGACCACGGTCACTGCGGCTGCCTAGCAGGTCAGGAGATTGACAATGATGCAACCCTCGAACTCCTGGCTAAAACAGCACTGTCGCATGCGCAGGCCGGAGCCGACATGGTTGCCCCTTCCGACATGATGGACGGCCGGATCAGTGAGATCCGGACGACACTGGATGAACATTCGTTCCATACGGTACCGATCATGTCCTATGCTGTCAAATACGCCTCAGCCTTTTACGGCCCCTTCCGTGATGCAGCCGAATGTTCCCCCCAATTCGGCGACCGCCGCAGTTATCAGATGGATCCGGCCAACAGCAGGGAAGCCCTGCGCGAAGCAACACTTGATGTGGATGAGGGTGCTGATATTCTGATGGTGAAACCGGCCCTGGCCTATCTTGACATCATCAGCCGATTACGTGATGAATTTGATCTGCCGATTGCAGCCTATCAGGTCAGTGGCGAGTACGCCATGATCAAGGCGGCTGCAGAAAAGGGATGGATTGACGGGGAACGGATCATGGCGGAGAGCCTGATCGCCATACGCCGGGCAGGAGCCGATATCATCCTCACCTACTTTGCCAAGGATATGGCCAGGTTACTGGCTAAAACCAAGGGCTAGCCCTCCTGTCTTCACACAGCAGAATCGGTGTCGTACCGAATGGTAAACCGATTCTTTATGCAGTCGGTTCACAGGGATATCTGCAAGCGTCTAACAGTTCTTTGGCAGGAGCTCACCTGGCCAATCGGTTGACGAAACAGGACATGAGGTCCAGGCTCAGCTCGGGGAACTCAAGGTGCGGACTGTGACTGCAATCCTCTAAAAGCAGAGGCGTTGCCGGTCCTGCAGACATGTTGACAATGGCATCTACCTGTGCCGAAGTGCCGTACTGATCATCCCGTCCCTGCAGGACCAGCATTGGCACCTCAATTGCGGGCAGCACGTATTCGATGTTCCAGGATCTGAACCAGGGGCTTGTCCAGGTATCGGCCCAGGCCCGAAACATGGTCTCTGTTTTATCACCATGATGCCTGGCGAGCCCCCTCTTCAGTTCCCCTCGGGCAAAGGACAGCTCAGCCTGCTCAACACCGGTAATACTGGCAGGCTCAACAAAGACGTGGGCGGAAACAGTTACTGTGCCGAGGAGGCGAGGCCAGCGTTCCGCACTGAAAAGCAGACTGATGCTGCCGCCGTCCGAGTGGCCGATTAAAATAAAGTTCTGATCCGGAAGTACGGCATCAAGGACCAAGGGCAACTCATAAAGAGCGTACTCGTGCAGATAATGAATAGTCCGGGGCCGGGTAAGCTGTGATGATAAACCGTAACCGATACGGTCATAAACCATACCCGGACAACCGGTGTGCTGACAGAGCTGCTGCGGATAGTCCCGCCACTGTGTTATGGAGCCAAGTCCTTCATGGAGAAAAACAAGCCAGGGACGGTTGGTCTCACCGGCATACTGTTCATAATTAAGCTGCTGCCCTGTATCAAGTGTCAATAAAGCCATCAGGCAACCTCATCCGTTGTATCACGCCGCCACGTTCGCCATGCCCATACAGATAGAACGGCGAGCAGACCACCTCCCACATCCGCGGCCACATCTGAACCACTGACCTCCCGACCGGCAATGAACGACTGATGCCACTCGTCCGAGATCCCGTAAACAAGACAGAACATCAAAGTGGCACCACCGGCATAAACAGGATGATTGCTACGCCACTGAGGTGAGAGAGCCACATAAAAAGTAACCCCGAGAATCGTGTATACCAGGCAGTGAAGCAGTTTATCGATATTGACGACAGCAGGCAAAGTGAATGTGCCGCCGGGTTGATGGGAAAGATAAAAGATACCGCTCATAACCAACCCCACAGGCAGATACCGCAGCCGATTCAGCCACTGTCTCATACTCTTCATGCTGAGGTTTCTTCACCCTGCTCCACATGCATCTGTGCAAGCATTTCTTTTGGAAATCGTTTACGAAGCCGCCGAATAGCCGCATTGATCTGCTGTGCCGGACTGTTGACAAGCAATGTCTTCACCTTGTCAACATACGAAGTTACATACACCTCTCGATCATGAAGAGCAAAGGTATGACTGAAATTTATCTCTATGGTCTCGGGATTCTCATTGACCTGGACAGCCAGTCGCTCACCATTTTTGGCAATTTGCACGGCATCGGAATCGGTGATCTCAAATAACCAGGCATCCCCCTTATGATCAGCAAAAAACAGAAAAACACCGAGCTCAAGAAAAACCTCTTTTTTTTCCTCAGCCAGGGTCTGTACCTTTTCAATGGTCGCCAGCAACGAAACCTTCACCGGACTTGTCGGCTCAGCCACAGCACCTGCCTGCTGCGCCGACAGACAACAGTGCTTGTATTTTTTCCCGGAGCCGCACGGGCACGGTTGATTTCTACCGATTTTTCCCATTCTGTTTTCCTCGTAACCTGTTGAGCTGGGTCTTAACACCTTCTCATGACACG
It includes:
- a CDS encoding alpha/beta fold hydrolase produces the protein MALLTLDTGQQLNYEQYAGETNRPWLVFLHEGLGSITQWRDYPQQLCQHTGCPGMVYDRIGYGLSSQLTRPRTIHYLHEYALYELPLVLDAVLPDQNFILIGHSDGGSISLLFSAERWPRLLGTVTVSAHVFVEPASITGVEQAELSFARGELKRGLARHHGDKTETMFRAWADTWTSPWFRSWNIEYVLPAIEVPMLVLQGRDDQYGTSAQVDAIVNMSAGPATPLLLEDCSHSPHLEFPELSLDLMSCFVNRLAR
- the hemB gene encoding porphobilinogen synthase, producing the protein MVFPEYRPRRMRQHETFRAMIRETRLSTEQMIYPLFVLPGKGIREEVSSMPGVFRYSVDQLVKEAKDCLAMGIRSVILFGLPEKKDGLGSGAYAKHGIVQRAVQELKNKVPDMTIVTDVCLCEYTDHGHCGCLAGQEIDNDATLELLAKTALSHAQAGADMVAPSDMMDGRISEIRTTLDEHSFHTVPIMSYAVKYASAFYGPFRDAAECSPQFGDRRSYQMDPANSREALREATLDVDEGADILMVKPALAYLDIISRLRDEFDLPIAAYQVSGEYAMIKAAAEKGWIDGERIMAESLIAIRRAGADIILTYFAKDMARLLAKTKG
- a CDS encoding sigma-54-dependent transcriptional regulator, translated to MPETILIIDDEEAIRDSLAGILADEGFLPLTAGSAEEGLRVLDDQETDLVLLDIWLPGMDGLEALKLIKQRFSLPVIMISGHGTIETAVQATQSGAFYFIEKPLSYDKTILAIKQGLQVARLERENQLLRESEAPPSTITGNSPVIMRLRQQIERVAPTDASVLILGKHGTGKELVAQTIHRLSARNRQPMIAVNCAAIPEELIESELFGHVKGAFTGATETKKGKFDQANDSTLFLDEIGDMSLKSQAKVLRILQEQQFERVGGSRTIGIDVRILAATNKNLEKEIEHGHFRADLFYRLNVVPIEVPDLADRCEDIPLLVADFISQFRHKGLGDKQFTPEAFQLLQHHSWPGNVRELRNLVERLLIMVPGEMILAEDVALNLGSTSGLQPPVPHTGSAYQHLAYKEARRQFETDYLRAKLEENDGNVSKTAEDIGMERSHLHKKLKALDITIK
- a CDS encoding sensor histidine kinase; protein product: MLTADQKKKKQRLVRLVIVFCILLIPLLGYVQRGLLTGQFNLPISSTILIFALININGLLLLLMLYLVLRNLVELVFERRQNILGARLRTRLVICFISLSFIPTAILFFVALRFISTSMDYWFNAQIEESLQASVHLSQTIIHDSGKQAEYTGRQLATILESGTVNLNDLPALERFLSNIIAISTEGAPDSLLLLNSRHQPLLTLVGPRLQGVPYPDPPSEALRFATVANRSEVVTHKTIAGELIEAIVPVQISRTPPQTWFLITSVLIPASRLDAMHSISSGTTDYQQLIMLKAPIKFSLIIILLIITLLILFGAIWFGFFIARSLTGPIKKLAEATKRVADGDMDFIVEKEADDEMGMLIDSFNSMTSEILASNRQLARAHLALQDSNETSEQRRRYLETILENVAAGVIALDENNRITTINRFAEELLAVDPTDFLGKDFHTALPKQHVLIVENFLTELQTTGKATIERHLRVTIRKGETLSLQVNITRMVDDRQNPIGFVIVFDNLTNLEKAQRLAAWQEVARRIAHEIKNPLTPIQLSAQRLRKRYLETISDNRDIFDKCTATIVNQVDEIKKMVSEFSDFARMPKLRKERNNLTSMIHEVVVMYQEAHKQLHITSNIAPDVPAFLFDAVQIKRVLINLLDNAVAMLGDTGSITVTLSYDDPEQKARLEVIDDGPGISSDIKLRIFEPYYSTRKSGTGLGLTIAHTIVSEHGGTIRVHDNMPTGSVFTVELPVEN
- a CDS encoding YecA family protein gives rise to the protein MGKIGRNQPCPCGSGKKYKHCCLSAQQAGAVAEPTSPVKVSLLATIEKVQTLAEEKKEVFLELGVFLFFADHKGDAWLFEITDSDAVQIAKNGERLAVQVNENPETIEINFSHTFALHDREVYVTSYVDKVKTLLVNSPAQQINAAIRRLRKRFPKEMLAQMHVEQGEETSA
- a CDS encoding VanZ family protein; translation: MKSMRQWLNRLRYLPVGLVMSGIFYLSHQPGGTFTLPAVVNIDKLLHCLVYTILGVTFYVALSPQWRSNHPVYAGGATLMFCLVYGISDEWHQSFIAGREVSGSDVAADVGGGLLAVLSVWAWRTWRRDTTDEVA